The following proteins come from a genomic window of Flavobacterium eburneipallidum:
- the panD gene encoding aspartate 1-decarboxylase, with translation MQIQVVKSKIHRVKVTGADLNYIGSITIDEALMEASNIIEGEKVSIVNINNGERFETYAIKGEKNSGEITLNGPAARKVQKDDIIIIISYATLDFEEAKTFKPWILFPNEKDNSLT, from the coding sequence ATGCAAATACAAGTTGTAAAATCAAAAATCCACCGAGTAAAAGTAACTGGCGCCGATCTTAATTATATCGGTAGCATTACTATTGACGAAGCATTAATGGAAGCTTCCAATATCATTGAAGGCGAAAAAGTGTCTATCGTAAACATCAATAATGGCGAACGATTTGAAACCTACGCAATCAAAGGCGAAAAAAATTCAGGCGAAATAACCCTAAACGGACCAGCTGCCCGAAAAGTGCAAAAAGACGATATCATCATCATCATTTCGTATGCTACATTAGACTTTGAAGAAGCCAAAACCTTCAAACCTTGGATACTTTTTCCTAACGAAAAGGATAATTCACTGACATAA
- the glmS gene encoding glutamine--fructose-6-phosphate transaminase (isomerizing) codes for MCGIVGYIGHREAYPIVIKGLKRLEYRGYDSAGVMLYDGADLKLSKTKGKVSSLEEKTSKEISTNGSIGMGHTRWATHGVPNDVNSHPHLSNSGDLAIIHNGIIENYAPLKEELIKRGYTFHSDTDTEVLVNLIEEIQIKEKLTLGKAVQVALNQVVGAYAIAVFDKKNPDEIVVARLGSPLAIGVGEGEYFIASDASPFIEYTSNAVYLEDGELANIRLHKPMKVRKIKDDSLVDPYIQELQMNLEQIEKGGYDHFMLKEIYEQPSVIKDTYRGRLHANKGIIQMAGIEDNIEKFLNADRIIIVACGTSWHAGLVAEYVFEEFTRIPVEVEYASEFRYRNPIINSKDVVIAISQSGETADTMAAIKLAKEKGAFVFGVCNVVGSSISRESHAGAYTHAGPEIGVASTKAFTTQITVLTMIALRLAKAKGTLSHADFHRYLEELEIIPEKVKEALETNDRAKEIANVFKDSHNCLYLGRGYNFPVALEGALKLKEISYIHAEGYPAAEMKHGPIALIDAQMPVVVIAPKQGHYDKIVSNIQEIKSRSGIIIAVVTKGDTQVRELADYVIEIPETSDALSPLITTIPLQLLSYHIAVMRECNVDQPRNLAKSVTVE; via the coding sequence ATGTGTGGAATTGTTGGATATATCGGTCATAGAGAAGCTTATCCTATTGTAATTAAAGGTCTCAAAAGACTGGAATACCGAGGATACGATAGCGCAGGTGTAATGTTGTATGATGGTGCAGACTTAAAGCTGTCTAAAACAAAAGGAAAAGTTTCGAGTCTGGAAGAAAAAACTTCAAAAGAGATTTCTACAAACGGAAGTATCGGAATGGGGCATACTCGTTGGGCAACTCATGGGGTTCCTAATGATGTCAATTCTCATCCGCATCTTTCTAATTCAGGTGATTTGGCGATAATTCACAATGGAATTATCGAAAATTATGCACCTCTAAAAGAAGAATTAATAAAAAGAGGTTATACATTTCATTCTGATACTGATACAGAAGTTTTAGTAAATCTTATTGAAGAAATTCAAATAAAAGAAAAACTTACACTAGGAAAAGCCGTTCAGGTAGCCTTAAACCAAGTGGTGGGAGCTTATGCTATTGCCGTTTTTGACAAAAAAAATCCAGATGAAATTGTGGTAGCTCGTTTGGGAAGTCCACTGGCAATTGGAGTAGGAGAAGGAGAATATTTTATAGCATCTGATGCTTCTCCGTTTATCGAGTACACATCAAATGCTGTTTATTTGGAAGACGGTGAGTTAGCCAATATTAGGTTGCACAAACCAATGAAGGTCAGAAAAATCAAAGACGATTCGTTAGTCGATCCTTATATTCAAGAGCTTCAAATGAATTTGGAGCAAATAGAAAAAGGTGGTTACGATCACTTTATGTTGAAAGAAATATATGAGCAGCCAAGCGTTATAAAAGATACTTACAGAGGAAGACTTCATGCCAATAAAGGAATTATCCAAATGGCAGGAATTGAAGACAATATCGAGAAATTCCTCAACGCCGATAGAATTATAATAGTAGCCTGCGGAACTTCATGGCATGCCGGATTAGTTGCCGAATATGTGTTTGAAGAATTTACTCGAATTCCAGTTGAGGTAGAATATGCTTCGGAATTTAGATACAGAAATCCAATTATCAATTCCAAAGATGTGGTAATTGCTATTTCTCAATCGGGCGAAACCGCCGATACTATGGCAGCGATTAAGTTAGCCAAAGAAAAAGGAGCTTTTGTTTTTGGAGTTTGTAATGTGGTTGGTTCTTCTATTTCAAGAGAATCGCACGCTGGAGCTTACACACACGCTGGTCCAGAGATTGGAGTAGCTTCAACGAAAGCATTTACAACCCAAATTACAGTTTTGACCATGATTGCTTTGCGTTTGGCAAAAGCAAAAGGAACTTTGTCTCACGCCGATTTTCACAGATATTTAGAGGAACTAGAAATTATTCCCGAAAAAGTAAAAGAAGCATTAGAAACAAACGATAGAGCTAAAGAAATAGCGAATGTTTTTAAAGATTCACATAATTGCTTGTATTTAGGGCGTGGGTATAATTTTCCTGTTGCATTAGAAGGTGCTTTGAAATTAAAAGAAATCTCATACATCCACGCCGAAGGATATCCTGCAGCCGAAATGAAACACGGTCCAATTGCCTTGATTGATGCTCAAATGCCTGTAGTGGTTATTGCACCAAAACAAGGTCATTATGATAAAATAGTAAGTAACATTCAGGAAATTAAATCTAGAAGTGGAATTATTATTGCTGTTGTTACAAAGGGAGATACACAAGTACGTGAACTGGCTGATTATGTTATTGAAATTCCAGAAACATCCGATGCTTTGTCACCACTGATTACAACAATTCCATTGCAATTATTGTCTTATCATATTGCAGTGATGAGAGAATGTAATGTAGATCAACCTCGAAATTTAGCCAAGTCAGTTACGGTTGAATAG
- a CDS encoding DUF4270 domain-containing protein — translation MCNNNLFKALLLSVSIGLFISCDKDYNEIGEGLIGENHFDLDSENFSVVAYNQEISPIQSNNLPINALGIYNNTAFEKTTASFATEVALATVSPVIGVNAVIDSVVIDIPYFVDVTKTTSITAAGVAAGNTYVLDSIYGADKAKIKLSIYESGRYMGQQTGVGQLFYTNQNTEFDGKKIGDRLNDATDKSQNDEFFFNPKQHVFSTTVDNVTTKTYGTPSMRLRLNNDFFKNKILNAPASALVTNEAFKRHLNGLYFKVEQSGTDSGSLAMMNFARGTITIKYKEDLVTTTATTRVDKTIVLNLTGNTASLLDKTNPNTAYTSAINTPDKDLGDEKLYLKGGEGSMAVLKLFGPDNFGDDGLTGTPNGVADELDRIRKNKWLINQASLILTVDAASMANSYEPERLYLYDFTNNATILDYFIAAASTSKYVSKFTFGGYLKRDATTQKRGVSYRINLTSHIRNLVKNTDAKNIELGLAVTEDINIADFYKLKTPSGSFIQAPVTSVMNPLGTILHGSNSTDANKKLKLEIYYTKPN, via the coding sequence ATGTGTAATAATAATTTGTTCAAAGCTCTTTTGCTATCTGTAAGTATTGGTCTTTTCATTTCTTGCGACAAAGATTATAATGAAATCGGCGAGGGCTTAATTGGTGAAAACCATTTTGATTTAGATAGTGAAAATTTTAGTGTCGTTGCTTACAATCAAGAAATAAGTCCCATCCAATCTAATAATCTTCCAATAAATGCTTTGGGGATTTACAACAATACCGCTTTTGAAAAAACAACAGCTAGTTTTGCTACAGAAGTGGCTTTGGCAACAGTAAGTCCTGTTATAGGGGTTAATGCTGTTATAGATAGTGTGGTTATAGATATTCCTTATTTTGTGGATGTTACTAAAACAACTTCAATTACAGCTGCAGGTGTTGCAGCAGGCAATACTTATGTTTTAGATTCAATTTATGGAGCTGATAAGGCAAAAATAAAATTAAGTATATACGAATCAGGTCGCTATATGGGACAGCAAACAGGAGTGGGTCAACTTTTTTATACCAATCAAAACACTGAATTTGATGGTAAAAAAATTGGAGACCGTTTGAATGATGCTACTGATAAATCTCAAAATGATGAATTTTTCTTTAATCCTAAACAGCATGTTTTCTCAACAACTGTTGATAATGTAACAACAAAAACCTATGGGACTCCGAGTATGCGTTTGAGATTGAATAATGATTTTTTCAAGAATAAAATATTGAATGCTCCTGCTAGTGCATTAGTGACTAATGAAGCTTTCAAACGTCATTTGAATGGATTGTATTTCAAAGTAGAACAATCAGGAACTGATTCAGGAAGTTTGGCAATGATGAATTTTGCTAGAGGAACCATAACAATTAAGTACAAAGAAGATCTTGTTACAACTACTGCAACAACAAGAGTGGATAAAACAATTGTGCTTAACCTGACCGGAAATACGGCAAGTCTGTTGGACAAAACCAATCCAAATACGGCTTACACGAGTGCAATTAATACTCCCGATAAAGATCTTGGTGATGAAAAATTATACTTAAAAGGGGGAGAAGGTTCCATGGCGGTGTTGAAACTTTTTGGACCTGATAATTTCGGTGACGATGGTTTAACTGGCACTCCAAATGGTGTAGCAGACGAATTAGATAGAATTAGAAAAAACAAATGGTTGATTAATCAAGCTAGTCTTATTTTGACTGTTGATGCTGCTTCAATGGCAAATAGTTATGAGCCAGAAAGACTTTATTTGTACGATTTTACTAATAACGCTACTATTTTGGACTATTTTATTGCTGCTGCCTCAACTAGCAAATATGTTTCTAAATTTACTTTTGGGGGCTATTTAAAAAGAGACGCAACTACTCAAAAAAGAGGAGTTTCTTATAGAATCAATCTGACGAGCCATATTAGAAATCTAGTAAAAAATACCGATGCTAAAAATATAGAATTAGGACTTGCAGTAACTGAAGATATAAATATTGCTGACTTTTATAAATTAAAAACTCCAAGTGGATCGTTCATACAAGCACCAGTGACAAGTGTTATGAATCCTTTAGGAACAATTCTTCACGGAAGTAATTCGACTGATGCGAACAAAAAATTGAAACTTGAAATTTATTATACTAAACCTAATTAA
- a CDS encoding TonB-dependent receptor domain-containing protein: protein MKTYLFFLSLLFCSFSFAQNKVTGSVTDSNNQPVPGANIQVVGDNAGSVTDADGKFSLNTSKTLPFTIEVTSVGYESKKMSVTSNEQNVSVKLSGEETKLDEVVVSASRTPERILESPVTIERVGIKEIKRTASPTFYDGLENLKEVQMNTSSLTFKSINTRGFATVANTRFMQLVDGMDNSSPLLNFVLGNMIGVSDIDVQSVELLPGASSALYGANAFNGIMFMNSKSPFTYPGISTYLKYGATSQKEAGTNEYHDFGIRMAHAFNKYFAAKVNMTFMKGTDWYATNYNEYQNGEVTSNDRTNPSYNGLNVYGDEVAINLATVAPASLVAAIPSLNTVVSRTGYNEVDLTDNKASNTKIDFSLHIRPLGDERVEVIWQSKFGFGNAVYQGANRYYLNNFSMQQHKLEIKGKNFFVRGYTTSEDGGKSYDMLFTGINVNRKWKQDATWFSDYITKYAGAYSGAVSGITPGNIVASHAFARSQADIGRLIPGTAAFKDAFNQVIADPSVLTGSKLVDNSRIYHSDANYNFKDIIKFGEIQVGGSYRQYQLNSFGRIYTDADSPINYNEYGVYTQLQKKFIDDRLKFTGSIRYDKSKNFDGNYSPRVSLGYAAGDKKQHNLRASYQTGFRNPTTQDQYIGFNVGNAVLIGSAPDNLLRYSETLPVANSMGLGYLYAGGTTSIMTGENAYLNSFTAASATAFGAAMRAANPTTPAALVAAQMAAAPLLKKTNVGYVKPEEVKAFELGYRSQIKDVNIDLSGYYNTYNNFIGNTNAAAPLYGDASDNVNFTGALTPAADETYKAVFAMTNSQFRAYQLYTNTVLEIHSLGFGIGVSKKMFGNYDFGVSYNYAQFDFDQTKDPDFEAGFNTPKHKVKASVGNDKLFKNFGFNASVRWNNEYLWQSTMVDGMIDAATVVDAQINYGLPKLKSVIKIGAANIGNKEYTQVLGAGAIGQQYFASWTINP, encoded by the coding sequence ATGAAAACCTACTTATTTTTTCTATCTCTATTATTTTGCAGCTTTAGTTTTGCACAAAATAAAGTTACAGGTTCAGTTACTGATTCTAACAATCAGCCTGTTCCGGGTGCTAATATTCAAGTTGTTGGCGATAATGCTGGATCTGTCACAGATGCAGATGGAAAGTTCTCTTTGAATACCTCAAAAACATTGCCTTTTACAATCGAAGTAACCAGTGTGGGTTATGAGTCAAAAAAAATGAGTGTTACTTCAAATGAACAAAATGTCAGTGTAAAACTTTCTGGAGAAGAAACAAAACTAGATGAAGTAGTGGTTTCTGCTTCAAGAACTCCCGAACGAATTTTAGAATCACCTGTTACTATTGAAAGAGTAGGGATTAAAGAGATTAAAAGAACAGCTTCACCAACTTTTTATGACGGACTAGAAAATCTAAAAGAAGTGCAAATGAATACCAGTAGTTTGACTTTTAAATCCATAAATACTAGAGGTTTTGCTACTGTTGCCAATACGCGTTTTATGCAACTGGTAGATGGAATGGATAATTCATCTCCGTTGCTGAATTTTGTTTTAGGAAATATGATTGGTGTATCTGATATTGATGTGCAAAGTGTTGAGTTGTTGCCAGGGGCGTCTTCTGCTTTATATGGTGCCAATGCTTTTAATGGAATTATGTTCATGAATAGCAAAAGTCCGTTTACTTATCCTGGAATTTCAACTTATCTAAAATACGGAGCAACAAGCCAAAAAGAAGCGGGTACAAACGAATATCATGATTTTGGAATACGAATGGCACATGCTTTCAACAAGTATTTTGCGGCAAAAGTGAATATGACTTTTATGAAAGGAACAGATTGGTATGCTACTAATTATAATGAATATCAAAATGGAGAGGTGACTAGTAATGACAGAACTAATCCGAGTTATAATGGGTTAAATGTGTATGGTGATGAAGTAGCAATTAATTTAGCAACTGTAGCTCCAGCATCATTAGTTGCGGCAATTCCTTCTTTGAACACAGTCGTTTCTAGAACAGGATATAATGAGGTTGATTTAACAGATAATAAAGCGAGTAATACCAAGATTGATTTTTCTCTTCATATAAGACCTTTGGGAGATGAAAGGGTTGAAGTGATTTGGCAAAGTAAGTTTGGTTTTGGAAATGCAGTGTATCAAGGAGCGAATAGATATTATTTGAATAATTTTTCTATGCAACAGCACAAATTAGAAATAAAAGGTAAAAACTTTTTTGTTAGAGGATACACTACTTCTGAAGACGGTGGAAAATCGTATGATATGCTATTTACAGGAATCAATGTCAATAGAAAGTGGAAACAAGATGCTACTTGGTTCTCGGATTATATTACCAAATATGCAGGTGCTTATTCAGGCGCAGTCTCTGGTATAACTCCAGGTAATATTGTGGCTTCTCACGCTTTTGCACGTAGTCAGGCAGATATTGGTAGATTGATACCAGGAACGGCAGCTTTTAAAGACGCATTTAATCAAGTTATTGCCGATCCAAGTGTATTAACAGGTTCAAAATTGGTAGATAATTCTAGAATTTACCATTCGGATGCTAATTATAACTTTAAAGACATTATTAAATTTGGAGAAATTCAAGTTGGAGGATCATATAGACAATATCAATTAAATTCTTTTGGAAGAATTTATACAGATGCAGATAGTCCAATTAATTATAATGAGTATGGAGTGTACACACAACTTCAAAAAAAATTCATCGACGATAGATTGAAATTCACAGGATCTATTCGTTATGATAAATCCAAAAATTTTGACGGAAATTATTCGCCAAGAGTATCATTAGGATATGCTGCTGGAGATAAAAAACAGCACAATTTAAGAGCTTCTTATCAAACTGGATTTAGAAATCCTACTACACAAGATCAATATATTGGTTTCAATGTTGGAAACGCAGTCTTAATTGGTTCTGCACCTGATAATTTATTACGCTATTCAGAAACATTGCCTGTAGCTAATTCTATGGGATTAGGATACTTGTATGCTGGAGGAACTACGTCGATTATGACTGGAGAAAATGCTTATCTAAACTCTTTTACAGCAGCATCAGCAACAGCATTTGGTGCGGCGATGAGGGCTGCAAATCCAACAACTCCAGCAGCTTTAGTGGCAGCACAAATGGCAGCAGCGCCTTTATTAAAAAAAACAAATGTGGGTTATGTAAAACCAGAAGAAGTAAAAGCGTTTGAATTAGGATATCGTTCTCAAATTAAAGATGTGAATATCGACCTTAGTGGTTATTATAATACATATAACAATTTTATTGGTAATACAAATGCTGCGGCTCCATTGTATGGTGATGCAAGTGATAATGTTAATTTTACAGGAGCTTTAACACCCGCAGCAGATGAAACTTATAAAGCTGTATTTGCAATGACTAATAGCCAATTTAGAGCGTATCAATTATATACCAATACAGTTTTAGAAATTCATTCATTAGGTTTTGGAATTGGAGTTTCTAAAAAAATGTTTGGGAATTATGATTTTGGAGTGAGTTACAACTATGCTCAATTTGATTTTGATCAAACCAAAGATCCCGATTTCGAAGCGGGTTTCAATACACCAAAACACAAAGTGAAAGCCTCTGTAGGAAATGATAAATTGTTCAAAAATTTTGGATTCAATGCCAGCGTAAGATGGAATAATGAATATTTGTGGCAATCTACAATGGTGGATGGTATGATTGATGCAGCTACTGTTGTCGATGCTCAAATTAATTACGGACTTCCTAAACTGAAATCAGTAATTAAAATTGGAGCAGCAAATATTGGTAACAAAGAATATACACAAGTATTAGGAGCGGGTGCCATAGGTCAGCAATATTTTGCTTCTTGGACAATCAATCCTTAA
- the panC gene encoding pantoate--beta-alanine ligase — MQIFNGKAALKDYLKSIKTSNSTIGFVPTMGALHQGHLSLMQQSMQENQATVVSIFVNPTQFNNPEDLEKYPRTLEEDVKKIAALNPEIIVFAPTVEDIYEGQTVSESFDFDGLENQMEGKFRPGHFNGVGTIVKRLFEIVEPTNAYFGEKDFQQLQIVKKMVAKNNLNVNVIGCPIHREPNKLAMSSRNARLTPKEKEEAGIIYKTLLEAKAKFENNSANAVTNWVKKSFEKNPDFQLEYFQIADEKTLLPCLKKVKNKKYRAFIAVFVNNIRLIDTISLN; from the coding sequence ATGCAAATTTTCAACGGGAAAGCCGCTTTGAAAGATTATTTAAAATCGATTAAAACGAGTAATTCTACTATTGGTTTTGTGCCAACGATGGGTGCTTTACACCAAGGTCATTTATCATTGATGCAGCAATCTATGCAGGAAAATCAGGCTACGGTGGTGAGTATTTTTGTAAATCCGACTCAATTTAACAATCCCGAAGACCTAGAAAAATACCCAAGAACACTAGAGGAAGATGTTAAAAAAATAGCAGCTTTAAATCCAGAAATAATTGTTTTTGCTCCCACTGTAGAAGATATTTATGAAGGTCAAACGGTGTCAGAATCCTTCGATTTCGATGGACTAGAAAACCAAATGGAAGGAAAATTCAGACCTGGTCATTTTAATGGAGTAGGAACTATTGTAAAACGTCTTTTTGAAATTGTAGAACCGACTAACGCTTACTTTGGTGAAAAAGATTTTCAGCAGTTGCAAATTGTGAAGAAAATGGTAGCTAAAAATAACTTAAACGTCAATGTAATAGGTTGTCCAATTCATAGAGAACCCAATAAATTGGCGATGAGTTCGAGAAACGCCCGTTTAACTCCCAAAGAAAAAGAAGAAGCAGGCATTATCTACAAAACGTTACTAGAAGCCAAAGCCAAATTCGAAAATAATAGTGCAAATGCTGTGACCAATTGGGTTAAAAAATCATTTGAAAAAAACCCTGATTTCCAATTAGAATATTTTCAAATTGCCGATGAGAAGACGCTTTTGCCTTGTTTAAAAAAAGTTAAAAACAAAAAATACCGTGCTTTTATAGCCGTATTTGTCAATAATATTCGATTGATTGACACCATTTCATTAAATTAA
- the atpD gene encoding F0F1 ATP synthase subunit beta — MSKVIGKVAQIIGPVVDVVFNGKDVELPKIYDSLEITKKDGTILVLEVQSHIGENTVRTISMDSTDGLSRGYEVVGTGEPIKMPVGADVYGRLFNVIGDAIDGLGNLPKDGENGLSIHRAAPKFEDLSTSSEVLFTGIKVIDLIEPYAKGGKIGLFGGAGVGKTVLIQELINNIAKGHGGLSVFAGVGERTREGNDLLREMLESGIIKYGEEFMHSMENGGWDLSKVDMPGMRESKATFVFGQMNEPPGARARVALSGLSIAEYFRDGAGSDQGKDVLFFVDNIFRFTQAGSEVSALLGRMPSAVGYQPTLATEMGAMQERITSTTKGSITSVQAVYVPADDLTDPAPATTFAHLDATTVLSRKIAELGIYPAVDPLDSTSRILTPQIIGDEHYDCAQRVKEILQKYKQLQDIIAILGMEELSEEDKLSVSRARRVQRFLSQPFHVAEQFTGIPGVLVDIKDTIKGFNMIIDGELDHLPESAFNLKGTIEEAIEAGEKMLAEA, encoded by the coding sequence ATGTCAAAAGTAATAGGAAAAGTTGCCCAAATCATCGGACCAGTTGTCGATGTAGTTTTCAACGGAAAAGATGTTGAACTTCCAAAAATTTATGATTCATTAGAAATCACAAAAAAAGACGGAACTATATTAGTTCTTGAAGTACAATCTCACATCGGTGAAAACACTGTTCGTACCATCTCTATGGATTCAACAGACGGTTTGAGCAGAGGTTATGAAGTGGTTGGAACAGGTGAGCCAATCAAAATGCCAGTTGGTGCAGATGTTTACGGACGTTTGTTCAACGTAATTGGTGATGCTATCGATGGTTTAGGAAACTTGCCAAAAGATGGTGAAAATGGATTGTCTATTCACAGAGCAGCTCCAAAATTCGAAGATTTATCAACTTCATCTGAAGTTTTATTCACAGGTATTAAAGTAATCGACCTTATTGAGCCTTATGCAAAAGGAGGTAAAATTGGTTTGTTTGGTGGTGCTGGTGTTGGTAAAACAGTATTAATTCAGGAGTTGATTAACAATATTGCAAAAGGTCACGGTGGACTTTCAGTATTCGCAGGAGTAGGAGAAAGAACACGTGAAGGAAATGACTTGCTTCGTGAGATGTTAGAGTCAGGAATTATTAAATACGGAGAGGAATTCATGCACTCTATGGAAAATGGAGGATGGGATTTGTCTAAAGTAGATATGCCAGGAATGAGAGAGTCTAAAGCTACTTTCGTTTTCGGACAAATGAATGAGCCTCCTGGAGCTCGTGCACGTGTGGCACTTTCAGGATTATCTATTGCAGAATATTTCCGTGATGGAGCAGGATCTGATCAAGGAAAAGATGTGTTGTTTTTCGTTGATAACATCTTCCGTTTTACACAAGCAGGTTCAGAGGTATCTGCACTTTTAGGTCGTATGCCATCTGCGGTAGGGTATCAGCCAACATTGGCAACAGAGATGGGAGCCATGCAAGAGCGTATTACTTCTACAACAAAAGGTTCTATTACATCAGTACAAGCGGTTTACGTTCCTGCGGATGACTTAACAGATCCAGCACCAGCAACTACATTTGCTCACCTTGATGCAACAACAGTATTGTCTCGTAAAATTGCCGAGTTAGGTATTTATCCAGCAGTAGATCCATTGGATTCTACTTCTAGAATCTTGACTCCACAAATTATTGGTGATGAGCATTATGACTGTGCACAAAGAGTAAAAGAAATTCTTCAAAAATACAAACAATTGCAAGATATTATCGCGATTTTGGGTATGGAAGAACTTTCTGAAGAAGATAAACTTTCTGTATCTAGAGCACGTCGTGTACAACGTTTCTTATCTCAACCTTTCCACGTAGCGGAGCAATTTACAGGTATCCCAGGAGTTTTGGTTGATATTAAAGATACTATCAAAGGATTCAACATGATCATTGACGGTGAGTTAGATCACCTGCCTGAATCAGCTTTCAACCTTAAAGGTACCATTGAAGAAGCTATCGAAGCTGGAGAAAAAATGTTGGCAGAAGCTTAA
- a CDS encoding glycogen/starch synthase: MEDKRILYVSSEVVPYLAENEVSSMSYEVPKMINNQGGQIRIFMPRYGNINERRHQLHEVIRLSGMNLVVNDLDMPLIIKVASIPKERIQVYFIDNDEYFKRKATFTDEDGVLYPDNDERAIFFAKGVVETVKKLNWVPDIIHVHGWLAGMLPIYMKHYYKNEALFSETKIVTSVYGQSFDGTLDKEMINKVKFDGVPNDSVLDLESPDYENIMKATIAHSDAVIIASEQVSPSLTKFIESSGKPFLPFAPKDKFAEAYTNFYKNSVL; this comes from the coding sequence ATGGAAGATAAGAGGATATTGTATGTATCATCTGAAGTTGTGCCTTATCTAGCTGAAAATGAGGTGTCTTCAATGTCTTATGAAGTGCCGAAAATGATAAATAATCAAGGAGGACAAATAAGAATTTTCATGCCAAGATATGGTAATATTAACGAGAGAAGACATCAATTGCATGAAGTAATTCGTCTTTCGGGAATGAATTTGGTAGTAAATGATTTGGATATGCCTTTGATTATAAAAGTAGCATCAATCCCAAAAGAAAGAATACAAGTTTATTTTATAGACAACGACGAATATTTTAAGAGAAAAGCTACGTTTACGGATGAAGATGGAGTTTTGTATCCTGACAATGATGAGCGTGCTATTTTCTTTGCCAAAGGTGTTGTCGAAACGGTAAAAAAACTGAATTGGGTTCCTGATATAATTCACGTTCATGGTTGGCTTGCAGGAATGTTGCCTATTTACATGAAACATTATTATAAAAATGAAGCTTTATTTTCGGAAACTAAAATTGTAACTTCGGTTTACGGTCAGTCTTTTGACGGAACTTTGGATAAAGAAATGATCAATAAAGTAAAGTTTGACGGAGTACCGAATGATAGTGTTTTAGATTTAGAATCTCCAGATTACGAGAATATTATGAAAGCTACCATTGCCCATTCTGATGCTGTGATTATTGCTTCAGAGCAGGTATCTCCAAGTTTAACAAAATTTATAGAATCTTCAGGCAAACCTTTTTTACCTTTCGCCCCGAAAGATAAATTTGCCGAGGCATATACTAATTTCTATAAAAATTCTGTTCTATAA